The genome window GAGGCGTGCACGATTCCCGATTTGTCCACGCGGAAATCCACTTTACCCGCCTGAATCTGTTCGATCGCTTCCTTGACATCAAAGGTGACCGTGCCGGTCTTCGGGTTGGGCATCAGGCCACGCGGCCCCAGCACCTTACCCAGCTTGCCGACGGTGCCCATCATGTCCGGCGTGGCCACAACGCGGTCGAAATCCATCCACCCTTCCTGGATCTTCTTGACCATGTCCTCGCCACCGACAAATTCCGCGCCCGCTTCTTTGGCTTCCATTTCCTTCTCGCCCTTGGCAAACACCAGCACGCGGAACTTCTTGCCGGTTCCCTTGGGCAACACCACGCTGCCGCGGATGTTCTGGTCCGCCTTGCGGGGATCGACGCCCAGCTTCACCGCCACATCCACAGACTGGTCGAACTTGAGCTGAACTCCGTTTTTGGCGATATCCAGCGCTTCCTCGAGTGCGTAACGCTGATTGCGGTCGATCTTTTCAGCCGCCGCCTTATACTTTTTTCCTTGCCTGGCCATGCTGAATCCTTTC of Nitrospina watsonii contains these proteins:
- the rplA gene encoding 50S ribosomal protein L1, which gives rise to MARQGKKYKAAAEKIDRNQRYALEEALDIAKNGVQLKFDQSVDVAVKLGVDPRKADQNIRGSVVLPKGTGKKFRVLVFAKGEKEMEAKEAGAEFVGGEDMVKKIQEGWMDFDRVVATPDMMGTVGKLGKVLGPRGLMPNPKTGTVTFDVKEAIEQIQAGKVDFRVDKSGIVHASVGKSSFSVEDLAENFKEFMNTLVRMKPATAKGLYVRGVSLSTTMGPGVKVAYSVN